In the genome of Magnolia sinica isolate HGM2019 chromosome 2, MsV1, whole genome shotgun sequence, one region contains:
- the LOC131236616 gene encoding uncharacterized protein LOC131236616 isoform X4: MVPGSQPSGTPQTEDILETVRAVFFSLPRQISKSISTTAMNCCGGALTLPYILPLHHLPNPNPNHSLKFSTSSSPFLSSSNSPKITIPGNFNRLRNRRNRSSKDACFSDLPLLPFQSEEVLVPSEMKTLHLYESRFLALLEEALVSKKLFVHFVLEPVLTSGSSLGASFAARYGSLVLIENVERLEIGALVSIRGIGRVSIVKFVQASKDELLQTPLANSLRWAEKERIVDCDIAFIPSLAERVSFAALQPVSGMTRSELLALQREKLQAMDLKDRPERLANSLQLVKQQIAVVAAKLAIQSLEA, from the exons ATGGTACCTGGGTCCCAGCCAAGCGGCACCCCCCAAACGGAGGATATCTTAGAAACCGTTAGAGCTGTTTTCTTTTCCCTCCCTCGTCAGATAAGCAAAAGCATTTCAACCACAGCCATGAACTGCTGTGGTGGGGCTCTAACCCTACCATACATCTTGCCACTTCATCACCTTccgaaccctaaccctaatcacTCTCTCAAATTCTCCACCTCGTCTTCTCCATTCCTCTCCTCCTCCAATTCTCCCAAAATCACCATCCCTGGGAACTTCAATCGCCTACGGAATCGCCGCAACCGCTCATCGAAGGATGCGTGCTTTTCAGATCTTCCGCTTCTTCCCTTCCAATCAGAAGAG gTTCTTGTTCCATCAGAGATGAAGACTTTGCACTTGTATGAATCTAGGTTTCTTGCATTGCTAGAAGAG GCATTAGTTTCAAAGAAGCTCTTTGTTCATTTTGTGTTAGAGCCAGTTCTTACTAGCGGATCTTCACTTGGAGCATCCTTTGCAGCCAGATATGGTAGTTTAGTTCTAATAGAAAAC GTAGAACGACTAGAAATTGGAGCATTAGTTTCTATAAGGGGCATTGGTCGAGTTAGCATCGTGAAATTTGTACAA GCTTCCAAGGATGAATTGTTGCAGACCCCTCTTGCAAATTCTCTAAGATGGGCTGAGAAAGAACGAATTGTAGACTGTGATATAGCTTTCATTCCATCATTAGCTGAGCGTGTATCCTTTGCAGCACTCCAACCTGTTTCAG GAATGACACGTTCGGAATTGCTAGCTTTGCAGAGAGAGAAATTACAGGCTATGGATTTGAAAGACAGACCAGAAAGGCTAGCCAATTCATTACAATTGGTCAAGCAGCAAATCGCCGTGGTTGCTGCCAAGCTTGCTATTCAGTCGTTGGAAGCATAG
- the LOC131236616 gene encoding uncharacterized protein LOC131236616 isoform X1: MVPGSQPSGTPQTEDILETVRAVFFSLPRQISKSISTTAMNCCGGALTLPYILPLHHLPNPNPNHSLKFSTSSSPFLSSSNSPKITIPGNFNRLRNRRNRSSKDACFSDLPLLPFQSEEVLVPSEMKTLHLYESRFLALLEEALVSKKLFVHFVLEPVLTSGSSLGASFAARYGSLVLIENVERLEIGALVSIRGIGRVSIVKFVQMEPYLRGVVIPLQDNIPDSPIKINSTVMELSEALYSLNSLQIKLKASKDELLQTPLANSLRWAEKERIVDCDIAFIPSLAERVSFAALQPVSGMTRSELLALQREKLQAMDLKDRPERLANSLQLVKQQIAVVAAKLAIQSLEA, translated from the exons ATGGTACCTGGGTCCCAGCCAAGCGGCACCCCCCAAACGGAGGATATCTTAGAAACCGTTAGAGCTGTTTTCTTTTCCCTCCCTCGTCAGATAAGCAAAAGCATTTCAACCACAGCCATGAACTGCTGTGGTGGGGCTCTAACCCTACCATACATCTTGCCACTTCATCACCTTccgaaccctaaccctaatcacTCTCTCAAATTCTCCACCTCGTCTTCTCCATTCCTCTCCTCCTCCAATTCTCCCAAAATCACCATCCCTGGGAACTTCAATCGCCTACGGAATCGCCGCAACCGCTCATCGAAGGATGCGTGCTTTTCAGATCTTCCGCTTCTTCCCTTCCAATCAGAAGAG gTTCTTGTTCCATCAGAGATGAAGACTTTGCACTTGTATGAATCTAGGTTTCTTGCATTGCTAGAAGAG GCATTAGTTTCAAAGAAGCTCTTTGTTCATTTTGTGTTAGAGCCAGTTCTTACTAGCGGATCTTCACTTGGAGCATCCTTTGCAGCCAGATATGGTAGTTTAGTTCTAATAGAAAAC GTAGAACGACTAGAAATTGGAGCATTAGTTTCTATAAGGGGCATTGGTCGAGTTAGCATCGTGAAATTTGTACAA ATGGAACCCTACTTGAGAGGAGTTGTCATACCGCTGCAAGACAATATTCCAGATAGTCCAATCAAAATAAATTCTACAGTGATGGAGCTGTCAGAAGCTCTTTACAGTTTAAATAGCTTGCAAATCAAATTGAAG GCTTCCAAGGATGAATTGTTGCAGACCCCTCTTGCAAATTCTCTAAGATGGGCTGAGAAAGAACGAATTGTAGACTGTGATATAGCTTTCATTCCATCATTAGCTGAGCGTGTATCCTTTGCAGCACTCCAACCTGTTTCAG GAATGACACGTTCGGAATTGCTAGCTTTGCAGAGAGAGAAATTACAGGCTATGGATTTGAAAGACAGACCAGAAAGGCTAGCCAATTCATTACAATTGGTCAAGCAGCAAATCGCCGTGGTTGCTGCCAAGCTTGCTATTCAGTCGTTGGAAGCATAG
- the LOC131236616 gene encoding uncharacterized protein LOC131236616 isoform X3 translates to MVPGSQPSGTPQTEDILETVRAVFFSLPRQISKSISTTAMNCCGGALTLPYILPLHHLPNPNPNHSLKFSTSSSPFLSSSNSPKITIPGNFNRLRNRRNRSSKDACFSDLPLLPFQSEEVLVPSEMKTLHLYESRFLALLEEALVSKKLFVHFVLEPVLTSGSSLGASFAARYGSLVLIENMEPYLRGVVIPLQDNIPDSPIKINSTVMELSEALYSLNSLQIKLKASKDELLQTPLANSLRWAEKERIVDCDIAFIPSLAERVSFAALQPVSGMTRSELLALQREKLQAMDLKDRPERLANSLQLVKQQIAVVAAKLAIQSLEA, encoded by the exons ATGGTACCTGGGTCCCAGCCAAGCGGCACCCCCCAAACGGAGGATATCTTAGAAACCGTTAGAGCTGTTTTCTTTTCCCTCCCTCGTCAGATAAGCAAAAGCATTTCAACCACAGCCATGAACTGCTGTGGTGGGGCTCTAACCCTACCATACATCTTGCCACTTCATCACCTTccgaaccctaaccctaatcacTCTCTCAAATTCTCCACCTCGTCTTCTCCATTCCTCTCCTCCTCCAATTCTCCCAAAATCACCATCCCTGGGAACTTCAATCGCCTACGGAATCGCCGCAACCGCTCATCGAAGGATGCGTGCTTTTCAGATCTTCCGCTTCTTCCCTTCCAATCAGAAGAG gTTCTTGTTCCATCAGAGATGAAGACTTTGCACTTGTATGAATCTAGGTTTCTTGCATTGCTAGAAGAG GCATTAGTTTCAAAGAAGCTCTTTGTTCATTTTGTGTTAGAGCCAGTTCTTACTAGCGGATCTTCACTTGGAGCATCCTTTGCAGCCAGATATGGTAGTTTAGTTCTAATAGAAAAC ATGGAACCCTACTTGAGAGGAGTTGTCATACCGCTGCAAGACAATATTCCAGATAGTCCAATCAAAATAAATTCTACAGTGATGGAGCTGTCAGAAGCTCTTTACAGTTTAAATAGCTTGCAAATCAAATTGAAG GCTTCCAAGGATGAATTGTTGCAGACCCCTCTTGCAAATTCTCTAAGATGGGCTGAGAAAGAACGAATTGTAGACTGTGATATAGCTTTCATTCCATCATTAGCTGAGCGTGTATCCTTTGCAGCACTCCAACCTGTTTCAG GAATGACACGTTCGGAATTGCTAGCTTTGCAGAGAGAGAAATTACAGGCTATGGATTTGAAAGACAGACCAGAAAGGCTAGCCAATTCATTACAATTGGTCAAGCAGCAAATCGCCGTGGTTGCTGCCAAGCTTGCTATTCAGTCGTTGGAAGCATAG
- the LOC131236616 gene encoding uncharacterized protein LOC131236616 isoform X2: protein MVPGSQPSGTPQTEDILETVRAVFFSLPRQISKSISTTAMNCCGGALTLPYILPLHHLPNPNPNHSLKFSTSSSPFLSSSNSPKITIPGNFNRLRNRRNRSSKDACFSDLPLLPFQSEEALVSKKLFVHFVLEPVLTSGSSLGASFAARYGSLVLIENVERLEIGALVSIRGIGRVSIVKFVQMEPYLRGVVIPLQDNIPDSPIKINSTVMELSEALYSLNSLQIKLKASKDELLQTPLANSLRWAEKERIVDCDIAFIPSLAERVSFAALQPVSGMTRSELLALQREKLQAMDLKDRPERLANSLQLVKQQIAVVAAKLAIQSLEA from the exons ATGGTACCTGGGTCCCAGCCAAGCGGCACCCCCCAAACGGAGGATATCTTAGAAACCGTTAGAGCTGTTTTCTTTTCCCTCCCTCGTCAGATAAGCAAAAGCATTTCAACCACAGCCATGAACTGCTGTGGTGGGGCTCTAACCCTACCATACATCTTGCCACTTCATCACCTTccgaaccctaaccctaatcacTCTCTCAAATTCTCCACCTCGTCTTCTCCATTCCTCTCCTCCTCCAATTCTCCCAAAATCACCATCCCTGGGAACTTCAATCGCCTACGGAATCGCCGCAACCGCTCATCGAAGGATGCGTGCTTTTCAGATCTTCCGCTTCTTCCCTTCCAATCAGAAGAG GCATTAGTTTCAAAGAAGCTCTTTGTTCATTTTGTGTTAGAGCCAGTTCTTACTAGCGGATCTTCACTTGGAGCATCCTTTGCAGCCAGATATGGTAGTTTAGTTCTAATAGAAAAC GTAGAACGACTAGAAATTGGAGCATTAGTTTCTATAAGGGGCATTGGTCGAGTTAGCATCGTGAAATTTGTACAA ATGGAACCCTACTTGAGAGGAGTTGTCATACCGCTGCAAGACAATATTCCAGATAGTCCAATCAAAATAAATTCTACAGTGATGGAGCTGTCAGAAGCTCTTTACAGTTTAAATAGCTTGCAAATCAAATTGAAG GCTTCCAAGGATGAATTGTTGCAGACCCCTCTTGCAAATTCTCTAAGATGGGCTGAGAAAGAACGAATTGTAGACTGTGATATAGCTTTCATTCCATCATTAGCTGAGCGTGTATCCTTTGCAGCACTCCAACCTGTTTCAG GAATGACACGTTCGGAATTGCTAGCTTTGCAGAGAGAGAAATTACAGGCTATGGATTTGAAAGACAGACCAGAAAGGCTAGCCAATTCATTACAATTGGTCAAGCAGCAAATCGCCGTGGTTGCTGCCAAGCTTGCTATTCAGTCGTTGGAAGCATAG